From a single Anomaloglossus baeobatrachus isolate aAnoBae1 chromosome 4, aAnoBae1.hap1, whole genome shotgun sequence genomic region:
- the LOC142301038 gene encoding histone H2B 1.1-like, giving the protein MPDPAKSAPAPKKGSKKAVIKTQKKDGKKRRKSRKESYAIYVYKVLKQVHPDTGISSKAMGIMNCFVGDIFERIAGEASRLAHYNKRHTITSREIQTAVRLLLPGELAKHAVSEGTKAVTKYTSAK; this is encoded by the coding sequence ATGCCTGATCCCGCCAAGTCCGCCCCAGCGCCCaagaagggctccaagaaagccgtgatcaagactcagaagaaggacggcaagaagcggaggaagagccggaaggagagctatgccatctacgtgtacaaggtgctgaagcaggtgcaccccgacaccggcatctcctccaaggccatgggcatcatgaactgcttcgtcggtgacatcttcgagcgcatcgcaggggaagcctcccgcctggcgcactacaacaagcgccacaccatcacctcccgggagatccagaccgccgtgcgcctgctgctgcccggagagctggccaagcacgccgtgtccgagggcaccaaggccgtcaccaagtacaccagcgccaagtga
- the LOC142301039 gene encoding histone H3-like produces the protein RAMARTKQTARKSTGGKAPRKQLATKAARKSAPATGGVKKPHRYRPGTVALREIRRYQKSTELLIRKLPFQRLVREIAQDFKTDLRFQSSAVMALQEASEAYLVGLFEDTNLCAIHAKRVTIMPKDIQLARRIRGERA, from the coding sequence AGAGCTATGGCCAGAACTAAGCAGACCGCCCGTAAATCCACCGGAGGGAAAGCTCCCCGCAAGCAGCTGGCCACTAAGGCCGCCAGGAAGAGCGCTCCCGCCACCGGCGGAGTGAAGAAGCCGCATCGCTACCGGCCGGGGACAGTCGCCCTCCGGGAGATCCGCCGCTACCAGAAATCCACCGAGCTGCTGATCCGGAAGCTTCCCTTCCAGCGCCTGGTGAGAGAGATCGCCCAGGATTTCAAGACGGATCTGCGCTTCCAGAGCTCGGCCGTCATGGCCCTGCAGGAGGCCAGCGAGGCTTATCTGGTGGGGCTGTTCGAGGACACCAACCTGTGCGCCATCCACGCCAAGAGGGTCACCATCATGCCCAAAGACATCCAGCTGGCCCGCCGGATCCGCGGGGAGAGGGCGTAG
- the LOC142301040 gene encoding histone H2A type 1, with the protein MSGRGKQGGKTRAKAKTRSSRAGLQFPVGRVHRLLRKGNYAERVGAGAPVYLAAVLEYLTAEILELAGNAARDNKKTRIIPRHLQLAVRNDEELNRLLGGVTIAQGGVLPNIQAVLLPKKTESSKKGK; encoded by the coding sequence ATGTCTGGACGCGGTAAACAAGGAGGGAAGACCCGAGCTAAggccaagacccgctcatcccgggcaggactgcagttcccggtcggtcgtgtgcacaggcttctccgcaagggcaactacgccgagagggtgggcgccggcgctccggtctatctggccgctgtgctggagtatctgaccgctgagatcctggaattggccggcaatgccgcccgggacaacaagaagacccgcatcatcccccggcacctgcagctggccgtgcgcaatgacgaggagctgaacaggctgctgggtggggtgaccatcgcccagggaggcgtcctgcccaacatccaggccgtgctgctgcccaagaagacggagagcagcaagaagggcaagtga